A window of Calliopsis andreniformis isolate RMS-2024a chromosome 3, iyCalAndr_principal, whole genome shotgun sequence contains these coding sequences:
- the LOC143188978 gene encoding protein LLP homolog has protein sequence MAKSIRSKWRRKCRAIKRERYGAKELERLKKTLGINENGSKDVEMSEISEIATVVDAKTIKENTNSKGDTEANGSEKMDVDNGSRVYNKRTLKDQYGNYPVWMNRRKIAKHKKGRAKSQKGTAKPRKRLTRKQKKAAKHN, from the exons ATGGCCAAATCAATAAGGAGTAAATGGAGGAGAAAATGTAGGGCTATCAAAAGAGAACGTTATGGTGCAAAGGAATTAGAGAGGTTGAAAAAAACATTGGGTATCAATGAAAATGGCTCAAAGGATGTGGAAATGTCGGAGATATCAGAAATTGCTACAG TTGTTGATGCAAAAACAATAAAGGAAAATACAAACTCAAAAGGGGACACAGAAGCCAATGGTTCAGAGAAGATGGACGTTGATAATGGTAGCAGAGTATACAATAAAAGAACGTTAAAAGATCAATACGGAAATTATCCAGTATGGATGAACAGGAGAAAGATCGCAAAACACAAGAAAGGCAGAGCAAAATCGCAAAAGGGAACCGCCAAACCACGTAAAAGATTAACGAGGAAACAAAAGAAAGCGGCAAAACATAATTGA